In Cryptomeria japonica chromosome 5, Sugi_1.0, whole genome shotgun sequence, the genomic window TTTGAACTACAGGTTAGTTAAGGTTTGTTTTGTTGTCTTCTCTTCTGAAATTGGTCTGTCAATTTTCTATCTTTCTGTTCATGTTGAAAGCCGTCAATTTGAGCTTGTTTGATCCTCATTTACAATTACATAGTCATCTTCAAGTACCCCACAACAAAGGAAATTGACAAGTGCTTGAGCCTTCTTGAGCCTAGTGGATCATCTTCCTTCCAATGTATGGTAGGACATTGAAATAGATTCCTTGTTTTCATGCATAAACTTGTGAGTCCTATTTCCCCACCATCACACCAAGACAATACCTTTGGATTAAGAGTGAGCCCAAAGAAAGTTTGGTAGTAAATTGAAGAGCATTGTATTGTATATCAGCTAATAAGATTATAATTAACTCGAGGGTGAGGCCTTTTTCTATTGTAAGTTCTTGTAACAATATTGTAATTCAAACTATGAACCAAGAATATCATTGGTGTATCTATTTGCTATGTCATTTTGTTTTACTTGTGAAGTGTTATTGACTACATGGCTCTAGATACTTCGTAATTGGATCCTCCACCCATGATTACATCACTCTAGTGTGCAGTTTGAAATATCTTCCAATTTGGTCAACTCATTATGACTAGTTGAATAGAAAGACATGTGCCtaatttaaagattttaaatttaaaaattcttgGTCTTTTTTTCACTTATAGATTTAATTTAGATTAATTTACACTTACAAAAATGacttaataagacaaataatttgAAAGAGTCCTTTAAAATGTGTGATGATAAAATCAAACTAAAACAAAAATATTTACTAACTTTCATGAAAAAAAATTATACTCTAATCATAATATTGAAGACAAACGTgtgaaaataatccaaaataaaAGTGGTCTTAAACTAGTTAGATCAAGTAAAAATGATAATTATCTATACTTGCTATGGGTAAGCATCTTTTAAAATAATCCATTGGTTTAAAAACAAGTGTGTCAAAATAAAATGTAAATTTTAGGTGGCATTAGACTTTACTATTTATTTTATTCCTAAAAGATCAGTCAGAGCTAATGAAGAATTagaatagaaaaaataaattatgaATGGAATATGCTACTGTGATCACATTGAGCATCTGTATAAATAATATGATATGTATATGAAGATTTGGACTTACATGGGTCGATAATTTCATACTCTGGTTATGGTTTACTTTAGTTGTGATGTTATAGTTCACTGCAAAACAATTTTCGTTGCAGTAAATACAGTGCAACTTGGAGTTTTTCATTGTTACACCTTGGTTTTGTAGTGATTTGTTTTTTAATTACCAAGTTATGCTCTAGTGGACGGAGGCAACAAGGAGGAAGAGAGTACTGAATCTATTTTTTTCTGAAATGGGTAACTGCGTAATTAATTTTAGTAGATGGGTATGGTGTTTTTAAGCATCCAGAGTCCATAAAATTACTGTTTACCTAGAGCTTAAGCAATTCTAGTTGGTGGGTATGCAAGGACATTCCATAAAACTACTGTTTGCAAACCTGTGCACTGAGACTTTAGGGAGTACTGTCTGCAGTATACTTGTTCAATAACAGTAATAAGATAGATTGTTAGGCTGTGTTTGTGTTGAAGGGTGTGGGTATCTTGATAATCTTGGTGGGGTTGTTGGAAGATCTTAAGGGCCAGAGACATTTGTTGTGTGTGTCCCTAGGTAGGTGGGTGACTGGAACATAATCCTAGTGTTTGATGAGTTTCGGTCTCATGATGTCTGCAGAAGGTGATCTAATGCTTCCTTACTCTGATAATTTGCTTCATGGTGGAGATTTTGGGGACCTGGATAGAGTTATGCTAACTGTAAGCCTCAGAAAAATTTCTTCTTTTTTCACTTTGAGCTTCATGTTTTACCAGTATCTATGTTGTTTTGGATTGTATGGTTTCTGCAGCTTCACACAAGATTTTTTGCGAATCTACGTTTTTCAGTTTGTGACAGTATTTCGTTTTGAGTTTTGAGTTTATAATACTGATTACTGTACTTTGTATAGGATTGAGTACTTTCTTTTGGGGCTAAGGCCACAATGATTGTTgacaattttaatttgtttttgtgttgtgtgtaggatttgTTTGAAGGAGTCACAATCCCACAGCCTGATTTTGATTCTGGAGATCTTTTCAGCTCTACTATCAATGACAGCGCTTCATATGATGATGATAAATCTCTATGGAATGGAGATATCGGAAAGCAGGGAGTGGTTGAGTCTGAAGAAAACAAGGCCACCACGCACAAAATGCGCCATTTATCCCTGGAGTCTATGGAAGAAACTCCTTTTGCTCATTTTGCAGAGGCCAAATTAGAGCCAGAGCCTTCCATTCTAATGGGATACTCATCCTCAAACGGTATCACATCTTCCTATCCATCTCTAAATTATAGCCCTCCTCCTATAGTTTCTCCAAATAGCCAACTGGCTACATCATTTGTTCAAGCCTCAGTAGTTTCTTCCCAAATTAGCCTTCCCAATGGCCAAATTAGCCTGTCCAATGGTCAAATTGGTCTACCCAATGGCCAAATTAATATGTCTAATGGCTCTTCAAAAATACTAACAAGCAGTGCGTCAAATGAGCTTGTTTTAGATGACAGAGAAATTTTTTCATCCCCTGTTCAGTTTTCTTCGACACCCATAACTGGACCTAGTAGGTCAATCGAGGTTGGGAGATTTGTTACTAAAGAGGATGCCAGTGAAGATTCATTATCCCCACTTCCTACCTATACTCACAAGCCTTCTATGATGCAAAGAAGCTTTAGTAGCCATTCATTGGGTCAATTAAGGATTACCCCCAGAGTCCACGAGCCTACTTCCTTTTATCCCCAATATTCTACTCCCATGTATAGTTCAGTACTGGAATTGTCAAGTCCAGACTCCAGATTGCAGCCCCAGCTGTCTGACCTTCAAGGGATGAATATAAGGCCTAGCTTCAAGGCAATGCGTCGGGTTTGCAGTGCAGGGGACATACAGGTTTGCAAGTTCTTGTCCGTTACCATTTTTTTCACTTAGACAATGTAAAATTGTTTCGGTTTCCGCTGCTGTTATTGAATTTGGAATTCACCCTGCTAAGTTCTTATTTGGTTTGGGCCTGCTGTCTTTCGTCATTTTCCTTTGTCCATACACTTGGGAATTGGATTTTTGCAAAATCAATGAAGGTTTTACTGGCCCCACGACTCAAAAAAGAACAACGATGTAAAACTTTCTTTCATTGAGCATTAAATTAGCATCTCCCACTTCTCCTAAGATCTCCCAGTGTGTAAACCTGAGATTAATTGCAGATTAGTTATGTGCACTTTGTCATTGACCCTTTTCCCTGCTTAACCATGGGCTGTCATTTAACTTTGGCATCAGGGGTGCCGGTTTTCGTTGGGTTTGAACAGCTTCTTCCTTTCCAGAGTCCTACTTTTAATTTTTCCTTCGTTTACCATCCATGTTTCTCTGTTCGCCAGGTTTTGTAAGGAAAATAAGATTTCATCAAATGGTAGATACAGAAatcattgcattttggagcttgtgtTGCCGTGTTTTTGGGGCTCTGTCAATCGGCAACTGTTGATTTTCAGAGTTTCTGTTTTCCAACTTTACGTTGAGAATGATTGatttatgaaaaattaaaaaaatcaatcgcAGTCTTATATCTGTTGATATGAACTGGTTTTTACTCCTAACCATATTCTATCTTGGATTGTTGGTTTTTGCTTTGATCTTCAGTTGTCTTGATAAGCTGGATTTATGGTTCCTCATATTGGTGGTAGTTCAGAGCCGACTATACTTTGGTTTAGACTTCCAGCTTGGCATTGTTCTACTCTAATAATTGTACCATTCGAAATTTAAGCTCACGAGTCTAATTTGTTGGATTGTTCTGATCATAATGACTTCTGTATTGTTGGTTTCTTTGAATTTAGCTTATTAACTTGATGCTGGGCAATTGGCTTTCTTCTGTAGTTTTAGGCTTCTTTTGCAAAAGTGCTACGTAGTGATGAGTTTGATTTTTGAGGTTGCTTCCAAGAAATTTCATACTTTCAGTGTCGTGTCTCTAACCAGACCTTGAGATGTTATGTACTTGACTGCTAGTGCTACTTGGACTTCTCATCATTTTCTAATGGAAAGCCTATTTCTGCCCAGTTTACAGCTTGGGATGTTCTTCAAGTCAGATTTGGAGCTTCTGCAATGTTTTAATGTTATGCTCTTTGTTTTTACAGACGCTCAATGGAATACACATGAGCCATGGATCTACAAGCCCTTTGACACCTGATAATTTGAGCACTGAAGAAGCAGGCTTTAAAATTGGCCGATACAGTGCAGAAGAGCGAAAGGAACGAATTCATAGATACAGGATGAAACGCAGTGAAAGAAACTTTAACAAAAAGATCAAGGTAGATCACCCTCATTATATCAACATGCAACTTGCCATTTCCCATTTCTTTTGTAGTTAGGCCCACAAGCTTGGTCCATCTCTTCAGTCTATTGGGTTGTGTTTTTGTTACATGTTTTCATGCTTTTGTCTTTGCAGTATGCATGCAGGAAAACTTTGGCTGATAGCCGCCCAAGAATAAGGGGGAGATTTGCAAGGAATGAGGATGCAGGCGATATACCTCCAAGTTCACaccatgatgaagatgatgaagatgaggtaTGGATTAATATTACCTAGCATTTGTATGGTAGTCTTGTGTGTCACAATTCATTTGTTTCATGACAATCACCAAAATTTGGTTCTCCCAGTAAAGGTTTTGAAACATGCACTCTTTGCACTGTAGTTACTGATAATCAGCTGAAGCACCAATCAACTCATTATGACAAGTCTCTGCCAATCAGATGACGATCAAGTTTGATATacatgtattctcatcaatatgtaaatGGTTGATATTAGACACCATCAGCTAATTGTCCTCATCATAATTCTCTCTTAAAATGTGTTGGGGAAAGAAAATGGCAATTGATGTTGGGGTTTCATTTGGATTGTGTGGCCGGATCTGATTTCCAAACTATTTTGGCTAGAGTGATTCAccgagtgtgattcgaaacatcaATCAAATAAGAATACACAGTTTTACCCAAGATAATTATATCTAATTCATGGACTGTGGAAACTAATCCCATCTATTGGAGTTTTTCTGTATGAATAGAATAATACTTTTCAGACGAACTTTTATTGTTAACTTCTTTTGTGATTTCACATATTCATTGATCATTGCCAAATATAGTATATTATTCCCGTCTGTCTCTTTAGCTTCTTTTGTATAAATATAACAGGTCTTTTGCTGCTGATTTGTCTTCTTATTTCTCATATTTACTGATCACTGGGAAAAAGAGGATATTACATCTCTTGCTTGAACCAGATACAAATCATCTCAATCATTAGGGTTTATCTATTTCAGGGTTCTTAGGTTGAGCATGCAGGATGTATTAGCAGATTTTGAAGGTCTATTGACCATTGTGGATATTGAACGCAGATGCTTGATGATCATATGCATTGCTCATATTTTTTGTTATAGTATGATTTGAAGGGTTTGACCTAACAAAGCTGTTTAGCCCatgcaaagaaagaaagataaccaAAAAGTGTTGTATATAGGaagattttttgaattttcttatatAGGAAGGATTTTTCTTACATCTTGCTTATTTTCACcttgaaaaatgtcatcaactATGCGAGTTTgggttctttttcttctcttctgcaATTCTTGTCGCTGAAATTACAATAAATCAATTCTTTTGAATATAGGTTGATGCAGTTCAAGAGGATGATGAAGACTTCTTGTTGAGCCACAATTCTGCTACTCATGCAAGAGAGATGATCAGGATGAGGTCTTTCCATAGGAGTAACGGCTACCCTTTTGGGTTTTAGTGCAGACACATCAGCCAGGCAAAGATTAAGGCTGTCAATCATTAACTCTGTTTGATAGCCTGAGCTTGAATCAAGAGATTTCCAACTTTCACCAAATTCAGTAACAGAGGCCATGTTGAAGACTCTCAAGGCCTAATGTAGATATACACTATGGGTTGATGTTTCGTTAAGGGCCCAATGATACTAAGATTAGTGAGGAACACTTGGGCAATATGTGCAGCAGAAGAATAACAATAGATATCTACAAACCTTAACAGGTATCTAGTTTATATTTCCAGCAGACCCATCTGCAGAAAAATACAGTTCATTGCCATTCATCCTTGTACATAATAAAACCAATCAAAGGGGCACACATATCAAGCTTGCTAAGATTGGTCTGGAAAAGAATTCCCCTATCTGTGCTTTCTCTTCTATGTTTAGAAGCTTATAACTTAAGTTTCATTTGAAATAAATCATTGTGATACAATTTAATTATCACCAAGTGATATGTTTAATGTCAATAACCGTTGTACATGTGGCACCAAGAGACAGAAAAAATGATGTGTATAGGTCTTTAATGAGGTGGTCTCTAAATCTCTACAGTTGGACAATTTCAGTGTCCTAGATCTGCATGATTATTGGTTTTCAAAAGGCATCTGAGTTTTGCAGCAGTGGAAACATGATGTAATTGACTCTCATCAAGTTAATTTTATAATTTGCATTTCTTTATCAACTATTTGACTCGGTctttatcaagtgttgaatgaaaagaaaaaaagaatacaCGATTGAATCTTTGGCCATGGCAGGCCCCAATAAAAAGAAATATTTGCCATGTTCAAAAGTTTCTATGTTTCCTTGAATGGAACTCATAGCTTTGTGCATGTAGATATTGGATATTAATTTAACCAACACAGATGCTTCCCACTTTCTTAATTCTCACACAAATTACATTAAAATGTGCTTTCATTCATGCAAAAGGTGACTTAAATTAAGCAAAGGTAATCTATGCAAAGTCATTCCTAATCACAAGCATAAAAGGGAAAGGCCAAGCAAGAGATTGGAGATGCACACAACCAATCTTGTTTATGCTAGTTGGGACAAACACTTACATTGTTCATCAATTATGGTGGGAAAATCTCAGATTGGATTCAATTGTTTTTATTCACACATATTTAATACTGTATTTACATCTTTTGGCACTCTCTCACATTTTGATGATGGATAACAGGGTGTGATCCGAAATATTGATGCTAAAAATaaacacacaattgaatccagaagctATTAGTGAATTCAAATGAATTGTGGAAATCTTGTAACACTGATATTTAATACTTGTTGTCTTACATGTATAAAATGTGCACAATCTCAACCATAAAAAGAAAAGGCCAATAAGACTAAGAAAGACACCATTCAGACTTGCACCCTAGGCCAATAAGACTAAGAAAGACACCATTCAGACTTGCA contains:
- the LOC131039909 gene encoding two-component response regulator-like PRR1, encoding MSFGLMMSAEGDLMLPYSDNLLHGGDFGDLDRVMLTDLFEGVTIPQPDFDSGDLFSSTINDSASYDDDKSLWNGDIGKQGVVESEENKATTHKMRHLSLESMEETPFAHFAEAKLEPEPSILMGYSSSNGITSSYPSLNYSPPPIVSPNSQLATSFVQASVVSSQISLPNGQISLSNGQIGLPNGQINMSNGSSKILTSSASNELVLDDREIFSSPVQFSSTPITGPSRSIEVGRFVTKEDASEDSLSPLPTYTHKPSMMQRSFSSHSLGQLRITPRVHEPTSFYPQYSTPMYSSVLELSSPDSRLQPQLSDLQGMNIRPSFKAMRRVCSAGDIQTLNGIHMSHGSTSPLTPDNLSTEEAGFKIGRYSAEERKERIHRYRMKRSERNFNKKIKYACRKTLADSRPRIRGRFARNEDAGDIPPSSHHDEDDEDEVDAVQEDDEDFLLSHNSATHAREMIRMRSFHRSNGYPFGF